In Nissabacter sp. SGAir0207, the genomic stretch AGGCGTCCCGTTCAAACAGGATCTCATGGCGCGCCCCCTTGATGACCAGCGGCTTGCCCCCTTCGCAGGGCCGCCCCGCTTGCGTCATCGCCTGACAAAATGCCTGCTGCGAGCGGTTATCCACCACCCGGTCCTCACTGGCCTGCAACAGCAACAGGGGAGTATCAATATCTTTGGCCTTCGCCAGCACCTGCTCGCCCGCCAGCACGCCCTCCCGCACCCAGTGGTAGGTTGGCCCACCCACCCGCAGCTCCGGGTAGTCGGCGTAGTAGCGCAGGGTGCGCTGGTAGCGCTCACGGCTATGGGTTAACCGGTTGACCAAAAAGGGCAGTGGCTGCCAGTGGCCGGTGCCGATGGCATAGAAATCGCGCCGTGCCGGGTTGCCCTCCGCCCAGTTCAGGATGCGGCGCACCATCCAGCCCGGCATCGGCAGGGTGATGCCGGTCATCGGCGCACAGAGCGTCGCGGCGGCAAAGAAGGGCGGCGTATCCGCTGGCCGGCGGCGCGCCAGATAGAGCGCCAGAATCGCCCCACCCATCGAGTGCGCCAGCGCGTATTTTTGGCGATAGCCGAGCGGTGCCACCACCTCTTCGCAGAAGGTGGCGAGATCATCCACATAGTCGTCGAACAGGTGGACGTGCCCACGGTGGCTGTCTTCCAGCATCCGCCCGGATCGCCCCTGCCCGCGATGGTCGAGGATCATCACGTCATAGCCGCAATGGAAAAGGTCATACGCCACTTCGGGGTACTTCATGTAGCTTTCGATGCGGCCGGGCGACACCACCACCACCTGATCATGGTGCGGCGCATGGAAACGCACATAGCGAATCGGCACGCCGTTGACGCCGGTAAACTCCCCCTCCTGACGATGGCGCCAGAAATCGAGCAGGGGGCCGGTCGAGAACGCCGCGAAGCCCAATTCACGTGTCAGCCAGCTCTGTTTGATGTGTGACATAGCGTCTGTCCGTAGCCACTCATGGTGCAATGAAACGCGCCGTTCAACGGCCATAGCGTAACCTCCGGCAATAGCGTATTGTGGCACAAAACAGCGCAATCAGGGAGCATTGCCGATGACCTTGGAGTGGTGGTTAACCTACCTGCTAACAACCCTTATCCTCAGCCTGTCGCCCGGCTCGGGAGCGATCAACACCATGAGCACCAGTATCAGCCACGGCTACCGCGGGGCCGCCGCCTCGATCGCCGGCCTGCAACTGGGGCTGGCCAGCCACATCCTGCTGGTGGGTGTGGGCCTTGGCGCGCTGCTGTCGCAGTCGCTGCTGGCCTTTGAGCTGCTGAAGTGGCTCGGTGCCGCCTATCTGGTGTGGCTGGGCATCCAGCAATGGCGCGCCGCGGGCGCGATGGATCTGCACGCGCTGGCCGGCAGTATGCCGCGCCGCCAGCTGTTCCGCCGGGCGGTGCTGGTCAACCTGACCAACCCGAAGAGCATCGTGTTCCTCGCCGCCCTCTTCCCGCAGTTCATTGTGCCGCACCAGCCGCAGGCCGCGCAGTACCTGATCCTCGGCGTCACTACTGTGGCAGTGGACATCATCGTGATGATTGGTTACGCCACCCTCGCCCGCCGCATCGCTGGCTGGCTCAAGTCGCCCAAGCAGATGGCGCTGC encodes the following:
- the rhtB gene encoding homoserine/homoserine lactone efflux protein, which encodes MTLEWWLTYLLTTLILSLSPGSGAINTMSTSISHGYRGAAASIAGLQLGLASHILLVGVGLGALLSQSLLAFELLKWLGAAYLVWLGIQQWRAAGAMDLHALAGSMPRRQLFRRAVLVNLTNPKSIVFLAALFPQFIVPHQPQAAQYLILGVTTVAVDIIVMIGYATLARRIAGWLKSPKQMALLNRIFGSLFVLVAALLTTARQA
- the pldB gene encoding lysophospholipase L2 — translated: MSHIKQSWLTRELGFAAFSTGPLLDFWRHRQEGEFTGVNGVPIRYVRFHAPHHDQVVVVSPGRIESYMKYPEVAYDLFHCGYDVMILDHRGQGRSGRMLEDSHRGHVHLFDDYVDDLATFCEEVVAPLGYRQKYALAHSMGGAILALYLARRRPADTPPFFAAATLCAPMTGITLPMPGWMVRRILNWAEGNPARRDFYAIGTGHWQPLPFLVNRLTHSRERYQRTLRYYADYPELRVGGPTYHWVREGVLAGEQVLAKAKDIDTPLLLLQASEDRVVDNRSQQAFCQAMTQAGRPCEGGKPLVIKGARHEILFERDALRAQALDATLRFFARHSQSGGAAALHTIRG